One window of the Oncorhynchus mykiss isolate Arlee chromosome 5, USDA_OmykA_1.1, whole genome shotgun sequence genome contains the following:
- the spata6 gene encoding spermatogenesis-associated protein 6 has translation MGGLTPQKKKLSSSKMSQKALKCTVRIKIQAITCPGVVLPNQEDIYLSVCVMGQFKKTLCLPPAFPLLFHENMVFVKTFTGAADPGHIVDLLEADTTSFELIQLVPPEGDILATIEEKTREFLYPGPKLTPRADGPEREMLMRRSICFPGISPKVEFATMSVIEECDWKDSQPQPASPPCCRPSPAKQSPARRRPVRGAVGSPRQTLKGKDLSLIGPSSGYEQPTVASQARALSPYTHRRMCQLSEEARQRLSYLQLGPYKFKKETEAQIPFVVTSTRSVSMIETPSSCLSSKISLPHSRSTSFALDPLGDVSLLGSYRPKPVKVGTGCLKTQKSPGKSSRQDCSRTTVRMARSALAAQSSTPVCGPRSPLLSRSSLRERFHSSESSPSKEIHSRVQKILHTHSTDRKLHFDEDGCSAKRGPPLSCEDSLCDSQDRDTPGETSVHLDNGTFWSRQVACYTGKPHRAVFEDSLGLIYKNMYRRALSTT, from the exons ATGGGTGGTTTGACACCTCAGAAGAAGAAGCTCTCCTCCTCTAAAATGTCTCAGAAAGCTCTGAAATGCACCGTGCGAATTAAAATCCAAGCT ATTACTTGTCCAGGGGTTGTGTTACCCAATCAGGAAGACATATACCTGAGTGTCTGCGTCATGGGACAGTTCAAGAAGACTCTCTGTCTGCCGCCTGCCTTCCCTCTTCTATTCCATGAGAACATGGTATTTGTGAAG ACGTTCACAGGAGCTGCTGACCCAGGTCACATTGTGGACCTCCTTGAAG CTGACACAACATCCTTTGAACTGATTCAGCTTGTGCCTCCAG AGGGGGATATTTTGGCCACTATTGAAGAGAAGACCAGAGAATTCCTCTATCCAGGCCCCAAGCTGACACCTAGAGCCGATGGtcctgagagagagatgctgatgAGGAGATCTATCTGTTTCCCT GGAATCTCTCCTAAAGTGGAGTTTGCAACCATGTCTGTCATTGAGGAATGTGATTGGAAAGATAGCCAGCCTCAGCCTGCTTCCCCT CCGTGTTGTAGACCATCCCCAGCCAAACAGTCCCCAGCAAGGCGTAGACCAGTCAGAGGGGCTGTTGGGAGCCCTAGACAGACGCTGAAAGGGAAGGATCTGAGTCTGATTGGTCCATCCAGTGGTTATGAGCAGCCCACTGTGGCCTCCCAGGCTcgtgctctctctccctacaccCACCGCAGGATGTGCCAACTGTCTGAGGAAGCCAGGCAGAGACTCAGCTACCTCCAACTTGGGCCCTACAAGTTCAAGAAGGAAACAGAGGCCCAGATCCCCTTTGTG GTCACCAGTACTCGGAGTGTCTCCATGATTGAGACTCCTTCATCTTGTCTCTCCTCTAAAATAAGCCTTCCCCACAGCAGGTCCACCAGCTTTGCTCTAGACCCCTTAGGAG ATGTCTCTCTCCTTGGCAGCTATAGACCAAAGCCTGTTAAA GTAGGCACTGGCTGTCTGAAGACTCAGAAATCACCAGGGAAGTCTtccagacaggactgttccagAACCACAGTCAGGATGGCCCGGTCAGCCCTGGCTGCCCAGTCCTCTACCCCAGTGTGTGGCCCAAGGAGTCCCCTGCTCAGCCGCTCCTCCCTCAGAGAGCG GTTCCATAGTAGTGAGTCCAGTCCGTCTAAGGAGATCCACAGTCGAGTCCAGAAGATTCTCCACACCCATTCTACTGACAGGAAACTACACTTT GACGAGGATGGGTGTTCGGCTAAGCGGGGGCCTCCGCTCTCCTGTGAAGACTCTTTATGTGACAGCCAAGACAG GGACACTCCTGGAGAGACATCTGTCCACCTGGACAATGGGACATTCTGGAGCAGGCAGGTTGCCTGCTACACAGGGAAACCCCACAGGGCTGTGTTTGAGGACAGTCTGGGACTCATCTACAAGAACATGTACAGGAGGGCCTTGAGCACCACCTGA